The Corvus hawaiiensis isolate bCorHaw1 chromosome 29, bCorHaw1.pri.cur, whole genome shotgun sequence region ttccagaaccaTCCCATGCTCCGGGATCACCCTGCTGGAACAGGGAATTTGGACCCACCCTGGTCCCTCCTGACCTCgcccatcctgggattctgagGGAATTTTATCccatttccttcagaaattcACATTTGGCTTCCGAGTCCAACCCCGGATGTTCTGGAAAGCTCCGAGCCTTGTGGAATCCAACTTAACCGGAACATTCCCTCCCAATTCCAGGAAGAAACGTGGAGCTGGGATCTGGAGCAGTCCTCCCGAAGCTGTGGAGATCTGGACTCCTCAGACCTTTCTATTCCTTCGTTTAATATGATTTTTATTGCTTAAAATCAGGATTTCTTGGAATTCGGTGGGAatttcatcccatcccaccaaCGCCTTGCGGCAGATCAAGGAAAGAACCAGAGGCACCCAGAATGTCACCACGGAAAGGGAGAGAAACGCTGGGAAACCGGGATAACGCCGATGGGAGCGACGGGAGGAGATAAAGATCCCAAATCCCGATTTCCCAGGGATTGTCCTCGTCCTGCTCCCTGTCACCAGGGCCACTTGGGAGCCGAGCAGTATTTCTTGGAGTGGCTGGAGATCTTCACTCCACCACACTGCTGGGGGACACACTTGGTGGCACTTTGATGGGTGACACTCTGGGTCCCACACTGCTGGGGGACGCACTTGGTGGCACTTTGCTGAGGGACGCACTTGGTGGCACTTTGATGGGGGACACAGATTGTCCCATACTGCTGGGGGACACACTTGGTGGCACTTTGCTGAGGGACGCACTTGGTGGCACTTTGCTGAGGGACACAAACTGTCCCATACTGCTGGGAGACACACTTGGTGGCACACTGCTGGGGGACACAGGTTGTCCCACACTGCTGAGGGACACACTTGGTGGCACTTTGATAGGTGACACTCTTGGTTACACACTGCTGGGGGACACAAACTGTCCCATACTGCTGAGGGACACACTTGGTGGCACTTTGCTGAGGGACAACCTTGGTGGCACTCTGCTGAGTGACACTCTTGGTGGCACACTGCTGGGGGACACAGATTGTCCCACACTGCTGAGGGATGCACTTGGTGGCACTTTGCTGAGGGACACACTTGCTGGCACTCTGCTGAGGGATGCACTTGGTGACATTTTGCTGAGGGACACACTTGCTGGCACTCTGCTGAGGGATGCACTTGGTGACATTTTGCTGAGGGACAACCTTGGTGGCGCTCTGCTGGGTGGCACAAACCTCCCCGCTCTGCTGCTGCGGGACACAAATGCTGGCCCCGCCGGTGTCACACTGCTGCGGGACACACTTGGTGACACACCTGCTGTGCCACTGCGGGGGCACGCAGGGGGTGacgctctgctgctgctgctgggggacagGCGCTGTCACCCACTGGTAGGAGACGCACTGGGCTGCGCGCTgctgggggacacaggtggtgacacacctggggacaccctcCTGGGGACAGAAGGTGCTCACACGCTGCTGGGGGACGCACCTGGTGGCGCTCTGCTGCTGCGGGATGCCTTTGGTGGCATACGGCGGCCGCGGCACGCAGGTGGTGACACACCTGGGGACAACCTTCTGCTGGGGGACGCACTCGGGCTGGGGCACCCGCAGCTGCTGTGGCACGCACTGGGTGACACCGGTGACACCCGCGCCGCCCGTCACGCGCTGCTGTGGCACGCACGTCGTCACGCACCTGGGGACAAtcttctgctgctggaggacgGGCGGGCACTGCTGCggcacctgcagctgctgtggcacGCACTGGGTCACCCTCGCCTGGTGTGGCACGCACCGGGTGACACCGGCGCCGCTGGTCGCGTGCTGCTGCGGTGGCACGCACGTTGTCACACGCCTGGGGAcaatctgctgctgcaggaggcgCTGGGGCACACAGAGGGGTccgcagagctgctggggcacGGCCTGGGTGACGCTTTGCTGGTGGCACACGCTGGAGGACATCGCCCGCTGCAGGGGGACGTGGCCGAGCACGGCCTGGGGGATGCAGGTGGTGGAGTGCCACTGCTGAGCCGGGAAGGGGACGCCAGGGGACAGCGCCGCGGGGTGCTGGTAGAGCggagggaggtgctgctggaggtaGCAGGACATCTTGGGGACACTCGGCAGGACTGGAAGGACACGGACGGGGTTGGAATGAGGTGgactttgaggtccctcccaacccaacccattcggTGACACCTGAGGAAGCCTCTGGTCCCCCAAACCTCAGGGACACgtcccagctgtgccatggTCCCAGCACAGGTGGGAGGTCTTGGGGACATCGTGGGGACACTTGGGCAGGACAGGAATGACACAAGCggggttggaatgaggtgaATTTTAAGGaccctcccaacccaacccattcagTGACACCTGAGGAGGCCTGGACAGGCGAGTTCCTCGCAGTGCCCACACCTCGGGGACAcgtcccagctgtgccaccgTCCCaacacagccccagcaccaccTGAGGGACCCAACTGCTCGTTTTTAACTCTGAACCACGGCCCGAATCCAaactggggacacctggggacacccagcacTGAATGTCCCACCAGAGTGACGAGGACATCGCTGAAGATCTGACTTGAAGGCACTCAATATCTTCTCGAAGCCCTCATGGTCCCCTGTCACAGACTGTGACCCCCTCCCCGTCCCTGGAGCTCCACAGGGAGCTGATTTGGGATCTCAAACTGATCCTGGAGCTGCTTTCCATCCTTAAATCCaatcccccatccctcccttctCTCTTCTTGTGGCCTCCCCGTGATGCTTTGAGGAGAAATCCCAGCCCCAAGGAGCTCTGAACCTCTGGCcacctctgccacagctggagaGGCCAAGGCCACCCAGGGCAGGGGTTCCCAGCTCCCGCCCCCCAAGTTCAAGCTCGTTAACAAAGCAAAGTTAATTAAAGGGGATTGAGACCACAACGgcaccaggctgctcccagctctgctgggattgtgtggccccacacagcagagctgtgtgggcaCTCCCCAAATCAAACAGCCCCCAAATTAATGCAAAACCCCCTAATTAATGAATGAAtttaatgaatgaatgaattaaAACAAACTTCTCTCGCTcccaaattcccctttttcAGCAGCGAATCGGGGATTCAGATACTCAGCAGCGAACACCGagagtcccctcccagttccaACCCATCGGTTTGAGAAACCTCTCCCAAATAATCAGTTTTTATACGGAAAAATCGGGAATGAATCTGAATTTGGTAATCACGGAATCCCAGAgcgatttgggttggaagggacattaaagatcaactcaacccctgccatgggacaccttctgctgtcccaggtggctccagcccggccttggacattcccagggatggggaatccatgGAATaacctgggccagggcctccccacgcTCACAGGGAACgattccttcccaaatcccagccaaATTTCCCCACTTTCACTCTGAacccattcccccttctcctgtcACTCCAGTCACTGATGGAAAGTCCCTTTCCAGGCTCCCTTCTTGCAGGGAATATTCTCCTTGGAAACCAccaatcccaccccaaaacgAGCTGGCATTTTTTCCAAAGCCACCCCGGATCTCACCAAACCCAAGTCCCACTTCCAAACCCTGTCCAAGATGACCTTGGACACTCCCCAGTATAGGGAATCTTCCCTCAGCAACCCAATCCAGCCCATCCCCACTCTCAGAATAAAGAATTCCCTCCTAATTCCCCATCCCAGCATCTCCAGAGGCTCAGGAACTGGACTCACCCAGCTCCTAGGGGTGGGAAGAACTTCCAGAGGTGACCAGCGCGTCCCAGCTCCGGGAGAGCTTTTATAGGGCCGCCGGAGgtgcctgggagctgccagggcccCATTAACTCCCGGCCCTCCTGGAGTGAGTCGGAGCCGCCGACTCATCCCCGACAATGAGTGGTTCCATGTCAGCTTCCCAGAGCGCGTAATTACCTCGGGATAATCCCGCCTGGCACGGGAAGCCTCGATGGCATTCGGAGCGGCAGCCCCAGCCTCGGGCT contains the following coding sequences:
- the LOC125318417 gene encoding keratinocyte proline-rich protein-like isoform X3, which codes for MSCYLQQHLPPLYQHPAALSPGVPFPAQQWHSTTCIPQAVLGHVPLQRAMSSSVCHQQSVTQAVPQQLCGPLCVPQRLLQQQIVPRRVTTCVPPQQHATSGAGVTRCVPHQARVTQCVPQQLQVPQQCPPVLQQQKIVPRCVTTCVPQQRVTGGAGVTGVTQCVPQQLRVPQPECVPQQKVVPRCVTTCVPRPPYATKGIPQQQSATRCVPQQRVSTFCPQEGVPRCVTTCVPQQRAAQCVSYQWVTAPVPQQQQQSVTPCVPPQWHSRCVTKCVPQQCDTGGASICVPQQQSGEVCATQQSATKVVPQQNVTKCIPQQSASKCVPQQNVTKCIPQQSASKCVPQQSATKCIPQQCGTICVPQQCATKSVTQQSATKCVSQQYGTVCVPQQSATKCVPQQSATKCVPQQYGTICVPHQSATKCVPQQSATKCVPQQCGTQSVTHQSATKCVPQQCGGVKISSHSKKYCSAPKWPW
- the LOC125318417 gene encoding keratinocyte proline-rich protein-like isoform X1; this encodes MSCYLQQHLPPLYQHPAALSPGVPFPAQQWHSTTCIPQAVLGHVPLQRAMSSSVCHQQSVTQAVPQQLCGPLCVPQRLLQQQIVPRRVTTCVPPQQHATSGAGVTRCVPHQARVTQCVPQQLQVPQQCPPVLQQQKIVPRCVTTCVPQQRVTGGAGVTGVTQCVPQQLRVPQPECVPQQKVVPRCVTTCVPRPPYATKGIPQQQSATRCVPQQRVSTFCPQEGVPRCVTTCVPQQRAAQCVSYQWVTAPVPQQQQQSVTPCVPPQWHSRCVTKCVPQQCDTGGASICVPQQQSGEVCATQQSATKVVPQQNVTKCIPQQSASKCVPQQNVTKCIPQQSASKCVPQQSATKCIPQQCGTICVPQQCATKSVTQQSATKVVPQQSATKCVPQQYGTVCVPQQCVTKSVTYQSATKCVPQQCGTTCVPQQCATKCVSQQYGTVCVPQQSATKCVPQQSATKCVPQQYGTICVPHQSATKCVPQQSATKCVPQQCGTQSVTHQSATKCVPQQCGGVKISSHSKKYCSAPKWPW
- the LOC125318417 gene encoding keratinocyte proline-rich protein-like isoform X2, which codes for MSCYLQQHLPPLYQHPAALSPGVPFPAQQWHSTTCIPQAVLGHVPLQRAMSSSVCHQQSVTQAVPQQLCGPLCVPQRLLQQQIVPRRVTTCVPPQQHATSGAGVTRCVPHQARVTQCVPQQLQVPQQCPPVLQQQKIVPRCVTTCVPQQRVTGGAGVTGVTQCVPQQLRVPQPECVPQQKVVPRCVTTCVPRPPYATKGIPQQQSATRCVPQQRVSTFCPQEGVPRCVTTCVPQQRAAQCVSYQWVTAPVPQQQQQSVTPCVPPQWHSRCVTKCVPQQCDTGGASICVPQQQSGEVCATQQSATKCVPQQNVTKCIPQQSASKCVPQQSATKCIPQQCGTICVPQQCATKSVTQQSATKVVPQQSATKCVPQQYGTVCVPQQCVTKSVTYQSATKCVPQQCGTTCVPQQCATKCVSQQYGTVCVPQQSATKCVPQQSATKCVPQQYGTICVPHQSATKCVPQQSATKCVPQQCGTQSVTHQSATKCVPQQCGGVKISSHSKKYCSAPKWPW
- the LOC125318417 gene encoding keratinocyte proline-rich protein-like isoform X4, with the translated sequence MSCYLQQHLPPLYQHPAALSPGVPFPAQQWHSTTCIPQAVLGHVPLQRAMSSSVCHQQSVTQAVPQQLCGPLCVPQRLLQQQIVPRRVTTCVPPQQHATSGAGVTRCVPHQARVTQCVPQQLQVPQQCPPVLQQQKIVPRCVTTCVPQQRVTGGAGVTGVTQCVPQQLRVPQPECVPQQKVVPRCVTTCVPRPPYATKGIPQQQSATRCVPQQRVSTFCPQEGVPRCVTTCVPQQRAAQCVSYQWVTAPVPQQQQQSVTPCVPPQWHSRCVTKCVPQQCDTGGASICVPQQQSGEVCATQQSATKVVPQQNVTKCIPQQSASKCVPQQNVTKCIPQQSASKCVPQQSATKCIPQQCGTICVPQQCATKSVTQQSATKCVPQQYGTICVPHQSATKCVPQQSATKCVPQQCGTQSVTHQSATKCVPQQCGGVKISSHSKKYCSAPKWPW